The DNA segment AGATGCCGAGTGAATTTTTTGTGAATGACAATATGATAATAAAGCCGCCTGTGAATGCAGATGAATTTGATGTTGTAAGAGGCCCGAACATAAAGCCTTTCCCTATCAATACGCCCCTTGCGGATATTGAAAAAACCGTTTTGATAAAGGTGGGCGATGACATCACGACAGACCATATTATGCCGTCTAATGCTAAGCTTTTGCCGCTTAGATCTAATATTCCAGAGCTTTCAAAGCACTGCTTTGAGACGATAGATCCTGATTTTTCTAAAAGAGCTTTAGAAAATGGTGGAGGCATAATAGTTGGCGGAAATAATTATGGCCAAGGTTCCAGCAGGGAGCACGCCGCTTTGGCGCCGCTTCAACTTGGAGTGAAAGCAGTAATAGCAAAGTCGTTTGCAAGAATACACAAGGCAAACCTCATAAATAGCGGAATTCTGCCTTTAACATTTGTAAGTGAAGATGATTATGACAAGATCGATGAAGGCGATGTGCTTAAGATTGAAGGTGCTGTAAATCAAGTCAAGTCAAAAGGCAAGATCGTCGTTAAGAATGTGACGAAAGGTTATGAATTTGAAGTAGATCTGGATGTCAGCGACAGAAATCGGGAAATTCTAATAGAAGGTGGACTCATAAATTACGTGAGAAAAAAAGATAAGGTTTGATGAAAAAGCATGCTGCGGCATGCTTTTTTTAGTAAGCTCTTTGGTATATAATAAAGATATATGCGAAAGAGGGGTATTTCTGATGGAAAATGAAAGGCTTAAAAAGCAGATAGAATTTTTGAAAGAGATAGACAAGCTAAAGCAAGTATTTAGGCAGACGCTTCTTATGGATGGCACGCGCCATGAGAACGACGCTGAGCATTCTTGGCATCTTGCAATGATGGCGTTACTCCTTTCTGAATACGCTTCTGAAAAGATAGATATAAGCCATGTGATTAAAATGGTGCTTGTACATGATATTGTAGAGATTGATGCTGGTGACACATTTGTATACGATGAGAAAGGTTACGAAGACAAAGCAGAAAGAGAGAAAAAAGCGGCAGAGAGGATATTTAATATTTTGCCTGAAGATCAGGCAGACGAGATAAAGGCCTTGTGGGAAGAATTTGAAGAACGCAAAACTGAAGATGCAAAGTTCGCATCTGCTCTTGATAGGTTGCAGCCTATAATACATAATTACTATACAAATGGACATTCGTGGAAACAGCATGGGGTAAAAAGCTATCAAGTTCTTGAAAGGAATAAAATAGTCAGCGAGATAGCGCCAGAATTATGGCAGTTTATTAACGATATATTGGAAGATGCCATAAATAAGGGATATATTGAAAGATAATTATAAGCTTTGATAAATATTAAGGACATAGGAGGTCAATTTGATGTCGGTTTTTGATGTATTGAAAGAGAGAAATTTTATACAACAGATGACGCATGAAGATGAAATCAAAGAATTGCTTGAAAAAGAGAAAGTTACTTTTTACATAGGGTTCGACCCAACAGCAGATAGCCTACATGTAGGACATTTTTTGCAACTTATGGTTATGGCTCACATGCAAAGAGCAGGCCACAGACCTATTGCTTTAATTGGCGGTGGCACTGCCATGATAGGCGATCCGACTGGCAAGACAGATATGAGAAAGATGCTTACAAAGGATGAAATAGACCACAATGCCGAAGCTTTTAAAAGGCAAATGAGCCGCTTTATAGATTTTTCAGATGGGAAAGCGATACTTGCCAATAATGCTGACTGGCTTTTAAACCTTAACTATGTGGAGTTTTTAAGAGACATAGGAGTACATTTTTCTGTAAATAAGATGCTTACAGCGGAATGTTTCAAGACAAGACTTGAAAGAGGACTTTCTTTTTTAGAGTTTAATTACATGCTTATGCAGGCGTACGATTTTCTTATGTTAAATAAAGAGTACGGCTGTGTGCTTCAGATGGGTGGAGACGATCAGTGGTCAAACATATTGGCAGGTGTCGATCTCATAAGAAGAAAAGAAGGAAAACAGGCTTACGGCATGACATTTACTCTGCTTACAACAAGTGAAGGGAAGAAGATGGGTAAGACTGAAAAGGGAGCTATTTGGCTTGATGCTGATAAGACGCCGCCGTATGATTTTTATCAGTATTGGCGAAATATAGATGATTCAGATGTTGAAAAATGTCTCTCACTATTGACATTTTTGCCTATGGATGAAGTGAGAAGACTTGGTTCTTTAAAGGACAAGGAAATAAATGAAGCCAAAAAAGTTTTGGCGTATGAAGTTACAAAACTTGTACACGGTGTTGATGAGGCCGAAAAAGCGAAAAAGGCGGCGGAAGCCTTGTTTGAAGGCAGAGGGGATTTAAGCAATGTGCCTACATCGACGATTACAAGCGACATGTTAGGCTCAAATTTACTGGATGTGCTTGTAAAGACTGGCATAATTCCTTCAAAGAGCGAAGGAAGGAGGCTTATTACTCAAGGTGGGCTTTACGTAAATGATGAAAATGTAAAAGACGTAAATGCCGTAGTGACAGAAGACATGTTTAAGGAAGGGTACATGATTTTAAGACGAGGGAAGAAGTCTTACAACAAGATAATCCTTACATGATGTATGGCGTACATAAGTGTGCGCCATATTTTTTTATAAATTTTATAATTTATTAATTATTACTTATTTGTAAAATATTATATAATTATACATGGGATAAAAGGGGTGGACATTGTGAAAAAATTTATAATTTCTGTACTTGTGATGATAGCTGCATTTTTTATATCGTATGAGATGACAATGGGCAAAAACGGCATCATACAAGAAACCTCGAAAGTTGGCAATGATAGTTTAAAGCAGGTAGAATCGGTAGATGATAAAAATGTAAATAATTCTCCTATAAAAATTACCATAAGCGCTGCAGGCGATACGACGCTGGGATCTGATGAAAGTTTTGGTAAAGAGTACACATTTGATGCAGAGTTTCAAAATCACAGTGGCGATTACGGATATTTTACCCAATATGTAAGAAGCGTTTTTGCAAATGATGACCTTACAATAGTCAATTTAGAGGGCACGTTGACGAATGCCTCAAAAGAGGCCTACAAAGAGTACAAGTTTAGAGGCGATCCGCTTTATGTAAATATACTAAAAGATGGAGGCATTGATGCTGTAAATTTGGCTAATAATCACTCTTTTGACTATGGAAGGCAAGGATTTGATGATACAGTTTATAACCTTAAAAAAGCAGGCATAGGCTATTTTGGATATGGGTACAAGTATATAAAAGATGTAAAAGGAATAAAAGTCGGAGTTTTAGGTTATACAGGTTGGAGTTTTCCTGAAGACTTGAAAAAGCAAATAAAAGAAGATATTCAGGATATAAGAAAGCAAACCAATTTAGTCATCGTATGTTTTCACTGGGGTGATGAGGGGAAATACTATCCAAATAAGACACAGGTGGCATTAGGACATTATGCAGTTGATGAAGGAGCGGATCTTGTTCTGGGCACACATCCTCATGTAATTGAAGGCATAGAAAAGTACAATGGCAAGTACATAGTCTATTCTTTAGGCAATTTCATCTTTGGTGGCAATAGAAATCCTTCAGACAAAGACGCATTTATATTTCAACAGACTTTCACATTTGATGATTCAAAAAGACTAATCGGTTCATCAAACGTGAATTTAATACCTATATCCATATCGTCTGTTAAAGAGCGGAATGATTTTACACCTGTCATATTAGAAGGCAGCGAAAAAGAAAGGGTATTAGAAAAGATTGAGGATCTATCAAACGGGATTAAATAAAATAAGAGAGCAATGTATTGAAATTACACTACTCTTTTTAAATTTTTAGCCTTTTAGAGGTCTATTTTTTTCATCAACAAATACGACCTTTGGTTTGTAAGTTTTAGCTTCTTCATCATCCATCAGCGCATATGAAATTATGATTATAATATCACCGGGGAGGCAAAGTCTTGCAGCAGCACCGTTTAAGCATACAATGCCTGAATCTTCTTCTCCTTCTATGACATACGTTTCGAATCTTGCTCCGTTGTTGTTATTTACGATTTGCACTTTTTCCCCAGGCAGAATGTCGGCAAGATCCATTAATCTCTTGTCAATAGTTATAGAGCCCATGTAGTTTAAATTTGCATCTGTGACAGTTGCTCTGTGAATTTTTGATTTCATCATAAATCTCTGCATTATTTATCAACACTCCATAATAGATTGTCAATCAATCTTGTATTTCCTATATAACACGCAATTGCAATCAATGCTTTATCGCCTATAGTGTTTAGGTCATCCAGTGTATCGGGATGGACACATGAGACATATTGTACTTTGCATTGCGGCTCATTTTCTAAAGTCTTTCTCACAGCATCTAATATTTTTTCTGCACTTCGTTCACCAGCTGCGAGGAGTTTTTCTGCTTCTTTTAGTGACTTGTTTAAAATTAGTGCTGCACGTCTTTCATCATGTGTCAAGTAAGTATTACGTGAACTTAAAGCTAATCCATCTTTATCCCTTACTATAGGCGATGCGATGATTTCGACTGGAATATTTAAGTCTTCCACCATCTTCTTTATTACAGCTACTTGCTGAGCATCCTTTTGGCCGAATACAGCTATATCTGGCGTAAATATATTAAAAAGTTTTGCCACTACAGTGCATACGCCGTCGAAATGTCCTGGTCTATATGCACCGCAAAGCTTGTCTGTGATTTTCCTTACGGTTATTGTCGTAAGCCTTTCATTTGGATACATTTCTTCTACTGATGGTGTAAAGACAAGGTCACAACCATTTTCTTCTAATAATTTCAGATCTCTTTCAATATCTCTTGGATATTTGTCATAATCTTCGTTTGGGCCAAATTGAATGGGGTTTACAAATATGCTGGCACATACGAAGTCCGAATTTTCTTTAGCTTTCTTTATGAGGGAAAGGTGCCCTTCATGAAGGTAACCCATTGTTGGAACAAGTCCTATCTTTTTATTTTGACTCTTTTGCGACTTTATTATTTCTCTTATATCTTTTATTTTGTCAACGACCATCATTTTCCATCACTCTTTCTATTAGCAAATGAATATTCTTCGGTTGGGAAGGATTGGCTTTGGACATCGGCTATATAGCTTCCTACAGCATCTTTTATTATTTGACTGATGTTTGCATACTGTTTTACAAATTTTGGTTTGTGCCCCTGTGTAAGCCCCAGCATATCGTGAAGTACAAGTATCTGACCATCACAATATTGCCCTGCTCCGATGCCTATTGTAGGTATTGACAGAGATTCAGTGATTTCTTTTGCCAAATCCATCGGTACGCATTCTAAGACAAGAGCGCAGATGCCGGCGTCTTCTAATGATTTTGCATCACTTTTTAACTTTGATGCTGCTTTATCATCCTTGCCTTGCACTTTATATCCGCCTAATTGATTTACAGATTGAGGTGTGAGGCCTATATGGCCTACTACTGGAATGCCAGCGTTTACGATTGCCTTTACTGTTTCAGCTATTTCGATGCCACCTTCCAGTTTTACGGCTTGTGCGCCTCCTTCAGCTAAGAGGCGAGCGGCATTTTTAAGCGCATCTTCTTTAGATATGTTGTAAGACATGAAAGGCATGTCAGCCACAACAAAAGCGTTTTTTGCTGCTTTTGTGACAGCTTTTGTGTGGTGTACCATGTCATCCATTGTGACTGGTATGGTGCTTTCATATCCTAATACTGCCATGCCGAGGGAGTCGCCTACAAGTATAAAGTGAACACCGCATTCGTCCAATATTCTTGCTGTGGGATAGTCATAAGCTGTCAATGCAGTTATCTTTATGCCATCTTTTTTGAGCCTTTTTAATGTAGATACTGTTATTTTATCATTCATTAAATATCTCCTCCAATTCCGCTGTTTTTTCATCACTTGAGTCTTTAAAAAATTTTATTGTGGCATTTCCCATGGCTTTATATAGCTTTAAAATATCGCCGTCTTTTATGTTTTCTACGTGCTTTTTGACTGTTTCTATGTCACATCTGGCGATTGGACCTGACAGCGATGCGTCACATCCTTTTTCATTTATGTTCTTTAAAGTTCCATTTATAAGCGGCAAAATGAGATCTGGATATTTCTCTATTGAAAATCCAGAAGCTTTTAAAAGTTCATTGGCAGTTTTTACAAGTGTAACAAGATAATTTGATGCCATGACGCATGCTGCGTGATAAAGGGGCTTGTTAATGCCATCTATCACTATTGGCTTTGCTCCTATTGCCTTTACGATATTTATTCCTGCGTTTATGGCAATATCATCGCCTTCAATTGTAAAGTAGCTTTCGGGAAGCAGAGAGACTGCAGCTTCTATTGATGGGCATGTTTGAACAGGATGCATGATCATCGTGTGTCCATATTCTTTAAGAGGTTTTAATACATCAATAGAGATTGAGCCACTTAAGTGCACAAAGATTTTATTGTTTATAGTTGATTTGTGCTTTAGGATTTCTTCAACGATGGATTTTATACAATCGTCTTTTGTGCTTATTATGATCACATCTGACGCAATTATGATGTCTTCGTATTTTGAAAAAGCGGTAGAATCTGTAAGTGATGCTGCATTCAATGATGAATTTACACTTCGGCTTAGATACCCAGAGATTTTTATTGTAGAATGTGACAATAAAATACCTAAACCTGTGCCTATTTTTCCTGCACCTATGAAACCTACTTTCACTTAAACAACACTCCCTTCAAATGTGGGAGATAACAAAAAAACCTTCCGTACGGAAGGCGCAATACACCATTTTATCTCCCGTCCCGGTCATATGATCCTGGCGAGGCATAAACTTTTGAAATTTTAACATCATGTATGGTTCCACTATGGATACCATCATAATAAAAATAGCACTTTGATTCAATAAAGTCAAGAAAATTTGATTGACTTAAGACTTACATGGCAAAATTTCATCTAATATAATAGAGAATTTATTGATTGTGCCCAAGGAAAATGGTAAGATTTAATTGTAAAATACGGATTTAAAATTTAGAATATTACGAATGATTCTGTCGTTAGGAAGTGTTAGTTTGAGTAAAATAGATAAAAAATTACTTTTTGACAATAATGATGAGATTGGGGCAATAGCGAAAAAATTTAATTTAAAGCTTTTAATTTTGTTTGGCTCTTATGCTAAGGGCTTAAATCATGAAAACAGCGATATAGACCTGGCCTTTGAAAGTTATAAAGTATTATCATATGATGAAGAGATGAATTTGCTTTTAAATTTATCTTTGTATTTTAGAACTGAAAAAGTGGATCTTGTAAATATTAAAAAGGCTGATCCATTGCTTTTGTATCAAATTGCAAAATATGGGAAACCCCTTTACGGCTCATCAGAGGAGTTTGTAGAATTTAAGTGTTATGCATCTTTCAGGTATGCTGACACTCAGTTTTTACGGGAGCAAAGGAGACAGTATCTGCGAAAAGAAATAGACAAATTGCTGAGAGGTGAATAAAATGGGTGATACATTTCAAGTGATACAAGAAAAATTAGTTAGAATGTTAGAACATATAAATGAATTAAAGCAGTTGTCTTCGTGTACATATGATGAATATGTGCATGATATTAAACTGAAATATGCTATTGAAAGGTTATTGCAATTAATAGTAGATTTAGCTTTAGATATAAATAATATGATTCTTGCGTATTTAAAAAGACCTCCTGCTTCTGATTATTTTAATTCATTTATTGATTTGAGCGAAATTGGAATTCTGGATGTAGATTTTGCAGTTAAGATTGCTCCAGCTTCTGGTTTGAGAAATAGACTAGTGCACCAGTATGAAAAAATTGATGATAAAATTGTGTACAACAGCGTCAAAATGGCAATAGACGATTTTACCAAATATGTGGATATAATAAGCAGGTACATAGGTGTATGAGAAGCCATTCTGTTTTGATAACATTCCTCTATGTGGTATAATTCTATTTAAAAATAATATTACACGAAAGAGGGTATTGCATTATGGAGAATGCTTTAATTAATAGGGATGAAGCTTATAGGTTATTAAAGGAGTACAACAAAAGTGAAAGCCTTATTACACATGCGTTGGCTGTTGAAGCGGTTATGAGGCACTTTGCTAAGCTTTTTGGCGAAGATGAGGAAAAGTGGGGCATCATAGGACTTTTGCATGACCTTGATTACGAAATGTATCCAAATGAGCACTGCAAGAAAGTAAGAGAAATATTAAAAGAACGTGGATGGCCTGAAGAATACATCCATGCAATAGAAAGCCATGGGTGGAAGCTGTGCTCAGATGTAGAACCGGTACATAAAATGGAAAAGGTTTTGTACACAATCGATGAGCTGACAGGACTTATTACAGCTACAGCGCTTATGCGGCCCAGCAAAAGCATACTTGATTTAGAAGTGAAATCTGTTAAGAAAAAGTGGA comes from the Thermoanaerobacterium aotearoense genome and includes:
- a CDS encoding HD domain-containing protein — translated: MENERLKKQIEFLKEIDKLKQVFRQTLLMDGTRHENDAEHSWHLAMMALLLSEYASEKIDISHVIKMVLVHDIVEIDAGDTFVYDEKGYEDKAEREKKAAERIFNILPEDQADEIKALWEEFEERKTEDAKFASALDRLQPIIHNYYTNGHSWKQHGVKSYQVLERNKIVSEIAPELWQFINDILEDAINKGYIER
- the tyrS gene encoding tyrosine--tRNA ligase; translation: MSVFDVLKERNFIQQMTHEDEIKELLEKEKVTFYIGFDPTADSLHVGHFLQLMVMAHMQRAGHRPIALIGGGTAMIGDPTGKTDMRKMLTKDEIDHNAEAFKRQMSRFIDFSDGKAILANNADWLLNLNYVEFLRDIGVHFSVNKMLTAECFKTRLERGLSFLEFNYMLMQAYDFLMLNKEYGCVLQMGGDDQWSNILAGVDLIRRKEGKQAYGMTFTLLTTSEGKKMGKTEKGAIWLDADKTPPYDFYQYWRNIDDSDVEKCLSLLTFLPMDEVRRLGSLKDKEINEAKKVLAYEVTKLVHGVDEAEKAKKAAEALFEGRGDLSNVPTSTITSDMLGSNLLDVLVKTGIIPSKSEGRRLITQGGLYVNDENVKDVNAVVTEDMFKEGYMILRRGKKSYNKIILT
- a CDS encoding CapA family protein — translated: MKKFIISVLVMIAAFFISYEMTMGKNGIIQETSKVGNDSLKQVESVDDKNVNNSPIKITISAAGDTTLGSDESFGKEYTFDAEFQNHSGDYGYFTQYVRSVFANDDLTIVNLEGTLTNASKEAYKEYKFRGDPLYVNILKDGGIDAVNLANNHSFDYGRQGFDDTVYNLKKAGIGYFGYGYKYIKDVKGIKVGVLGYTGWSFPEDLKKQIKEDIQDIRKQTNLVIVCFHWGDEGKYYPNKTQVALGHYAVDEGADLVLGTHPHVIEGIEKYNGKYIVYSLGNFIFGGNRNPSDKDAFIFQQTFTFDDSKRLIGSSNVNLIPISISSVKERNDFTPVILEGSEKERVLEKIEDLSNGIK
- the panD gene encoding aspartate 1-decarboxylase, yielding MQRFMMKSKIHRATVTDANLNYMGSITIDKRLMDLADILPGEKVQIVNNNNGARFETYVIEGEEDSGIVCLNGAAARLCLPGDIIIIISYALMDDEEAKTYKPKVVFVDEKNRPLKG
- the panC gene encoding pantoate--beta-alanine ligase; protein product: MMVVDKIKDIREIIKSQKSQNKKIGLVPTMGYLHEGHLSLIKKAKENSDFVCASIFVNPIQFGPNEDYDKYPRDIERDLKLLEENGCDLVFTPSVEEMYPNERLTTITVRKITDKLCGAYRPGHFDGVCTVVAKLFNIFTPDIAVFGQKDAQQVAVIKKMVEDLNIPVEIIASPIVRDKDGLALSSRNTYLTHDERRAALILNKSLKEAEKLLAAGERSAEKILDAVRKTLENEPQCKVQYVSCVHPDTLDDLNTIGDKALIAIACYIGNTRLIDNLLWSVDK
- the panB gene encoding 3-methyl-2-oxobutanoate hydroxymethyltransferase; this translates as MNDKITVSTLKRLKKDGIKITALTAYDYPTARILDECGVHFILVGDSLGMAVLGYESTIPVTMDDMVHHTKAVTKAAKNAFVVADMPFMSYNISKEDALKNAARLLAEGGAQAVKLEGGIEIAETVKAIVNAGIPVVGHIGLTPQSVNQLGGYKVQGKDDKAASKLKSDAKSLEDAGICALVLECVPMDLAKEITESLSIPTIGIGAGQYCDGQILVLHDMLGLTQGHKPKFVKQYANISQIIKDAVGSYIADVQSQSFPTEEYSFANRKSDGK
- a CDS encoding Rossmann-like and DUF2520 domain-containing protein gives rise to the protein MKVGFIGAGKIGTGLGILLSHSTIKISGYLSRSVNSSLNAASLTDSTAFSKYEDIIIASDVIIISTKDDCIKSIVEEILKHKSTINNKIFVHLSGSISIDVLKPLKEYGHTMIMHPVQTCPSIEAAVSLLPESYFTIEGDDIAINAGINIVKAIGAKPIVIDGINKPLYHAACVMASNYLVTLVKTANELLKASGFSIEKYPDLILPLINGTLKNINEKGCDASLSGPIARCDIETVKKHVENIKDGDILKLYKAMGNATIKFFKDSSDEKTAELEEIFNE
- the mntA gene encoding type VII toxin-antitoxin system MntA family adenylyltransferase antitoxin, encoding MSKIDKKLLFDNNDEIGAIAKKFNLKLLILFGSYAKGLNHENSDIDLAFESYKVLSYDEEMNLLLNLSLYFRTEKVDLVNIKKADPLLLYQIAKYGKPLYGSSEEFVEFKCYASFRYADTQFLREQRRQYLRKEIDKLLRGE
- the hepT gene encoding type VII toxin-antitoxin system HepT family RNase toxin, whose translation is MGDTFQVIQEKLVRMLEHINELKQLSSCTYDEYVHDIKLKYAIERLLQLIVDLALDINNMILAYLKRPPASDYFNSFIDLSEIGILDVDFAVKIAPASGLRNRLVHQYEKIDDKIVYNSVKMAIDDFTKYVDIISRYIGV
- a CDS encoding HDIG domain-containing metalloprotein, with translation MENALINRDEAYRLLKEYNKSESLITHALAVEAVMRHFAKLFGEDEEKWGIIGLLHDLDYEMYPNEHCKKVREILKERGWPEEYIHAIESHGWKLCSDVEPVHKMEKVLYTIDELTGLITATALMRPSKSILDLEVKSVKKKWKQKSFAAGVNRDVIEEGAKMLNMDLDKVIEETIIGMRSVADEIGLKGDL